aaatcataataagaaaagacaaaacttttaaaagttaaaattcaaaataattaagttaaaaggcaaaactccgtcgttttgataaatgtttacccattaagttaaaaggcaaaatcattatattgttcatgtagttaaataatcttatacttcgtctactagttaaataatcagtCCATCTAAacgtaaaattaattataaataataggattcgttaacttgactcgatttgactcgaaattttttgactcaattcggttcaatttgaaaaaaaatcaaattgagttcggttgctaaaataggatttgtcaactcgactaactcgaaaattttttactcaatttaacTCGACTCGATCGAATACTCACCTCTAATCAAAAGGACCATTATTATCAAACCCATCATCACCATCCGCATCGGTCTCAATCACCATTGGATGTAGTTGTAAATGGAGACCCAGGTTAAGGTTCTAAGACGAAGGTTGAGCATTAAGATTGATGTCGATACCATGTACAGTCGATCACCTATTAACATACACTTTCAGAACCATTGTACACAGATCTTGAACTCCAAGTTCTTCACctaatgaaatgaaatcttcAATTGGCTCCACATCAGCTAACTTATCAAACAACTGAATCAGATTAGTTTAGCGGCTCCAATCTCGACAATAAAGTGcaaccattgtctccacgtcttcatcaTCTGCAAGTTCCATCTCAGTGAATTTGATGGGATCTGTCAAAACTGGAAATTTGTAGAATAGTTTTGAGATCCTTCTCACACAACGTCTAACAATTTTTGCATCAATCCTTTTGTGATAGCCCTAAATAGGGCTTAATCGGAACAATGGTTTcataaccacaaatctgaagtgaaatagtttaattttataaatttttattaattaccaattgattgaaatattgtgtgaaaatatggataggaaattttaatgatttagtgcctaattgaatttttaggactaaattgagaaaaatgcaaagtgtgactaattagtgattaaaggacttaattgaattattgcatgaaattggaagtgtttatgtggaaaatataccataaattagtgttatggacacataagggtaattctagaaaaatatctaagtaagtgggtcaagggcatttttgtccaaatagaataaaagagaaaataagatgaaaacaagtgttcatcttcttcaaaaattaaagagctTGCTGCTGAAAATTTCATGTCCCAATAGCTAggcttcttgatttttctaagctcaattgtaagtgatttcttgccctgtttttaattattttcgtatttttatgcttattgaagcttgaatttcatgtttctaccatttattttaaatgaaattaaagtttaaaaattgagtcattcatgatatagttgtaatttgatgagtgatgatagataatgaatgtttgaagtgctAATTacgagttttactagatgaatttcgataaaaatgttgaaaaaggactaaattgtgaaagatagtaaagtgtgcataaatttgtgattttgtgaaattgagggctgttatgagtatgaaatatgatttaatgaggtttgaaatttaagaaatttagtgaattttatttttacgagctttgggacgaaaatgtaattttgaaaagttatgggaaaaaagtaagtttgccaaaatattgtctatgaattatatttgaatggaattttgataaaatatattaaattgtgttaatatagatcaagaaagaagaaatagtggaagtgatcggggaacAGAGAAGGTTATCGACTAATTTACGAAAAGAGTCGTTTTGCATTCGaggtaagttacatgtaaataatagcaatatatttttataaattgtgaattatatctgatatgtgaattaatattgaatgtggaaggaaaattgttcatgaattattcaagtgataaagtgttaagtgtaaattcccgattgaacttaggaatagaagtggctacaagtgacatgtcatcagagaccagtgttacagtgttacagtgagtcccgggtgtTGGATGATCTAGCATGTGCTGCAGACActttacagcttgtgtgagcaggtccgaggacatttccagtgttattgatcagtggtagcttcggctacatttcagtggtagctacggttacatatcagtggtagcttcggctacatatcagtgtggcacttatgtgctaattctctacgtatccgtgtatatttcgagtgttcaacgggattaataatgagttaaagtgaacatgaaatgaagtgtgtatgcagATACATTTGAAAGAGTGAGCATATGTGATAAAGGTTAAGTATGTAAATGTATGTGCAAGTGAATtagtaagattgtgcatgtgtaagtgattgaaattgctaaaaaatgtattgattagttatttgttaaaaatgttaattattaaatgagtacttattgtttacatgtaacttacgaagctattagtagcttacacatttctttctttcctttgttttatagtgttttgaGCTTGCTCGAATTGGGGATCGTAGGAgcctcgtatcacactatcaacaaacttctcggtattatgtgatttcaaaatgtttaaagttatggcatgtatagagacttactcattttgagtatgttcatatgatatggctaaagATTAGCTGTTGGAATGGTTagtaaagaatatgttttggtgttacGTATGCTTAAATGGTAACTAAAACAAAGAaactataaaagagtaaaaattttgcaaagaagcagtttttggacagcagcagtgatgtgaatttgaaaaatcaccaaaaatagtagaaatggaattagagagtgaatgatatatagaattaaatcttatcaagtctatttttacatgaaagaaacgatgtaggtaaagaaattttatattttgagatatttaaattttagtgagacagggtcagaatagtttttgaagtcccctgttctgactttagaaaatcattaaaaattttacagaaagaattatgagttataatttatatgtatagattacttagtgagtatattttctatagaaacaaGCGGAAACACCATATAAAGTCTGTACAgtgtgataatttatttttagtgagtGGTGGTCAGAACCGTCAgtcagtgaaacaggggagtcttcaatgaataaactgtactaattggaaacaaaaaattctaaaaattttatggtgagaagatatatgagtctagtttcaggaaaaaattacggatttaaatttcaagtttcataactcgagttataattaaattagtgacagctGCGCAGGTGGAtagttttgttgtgaatagtgaaattaattttaaaagtaaagttttatgctccgaactagtaagttaagttagaTGACGCCTCATGCTTGAATCCGACAACGGTcccgggtaaggggtgttacacctttctttcatatcatcaaccaatacatttctattaaatctcattgctattggttggcgacattcaaatatacatctaACTATTGTTGTCAAAATTACTTCATCGGAACAAACGCATACGAAAAATTGACAATCCATTTTCAATACTAAATatgcaaaattaattaaatttctcaatatttcatttgaaaaaaatactgaaaaaatttaaaattcatatatactaACCTTGTAtattcttctttgttttcacttcttttacattcaaaatttttcatcttttcttcttataTTCAAAACCGTTCAAAAAACACTGCTTAAATATGGGTTCAGCACTGGGTGCCGCCTTTTAGCCACCCTCCACTGGGTGCCACCTGTCAAGTACCCTCCACTGGTCCCGTCTCTCAATCACCCTCCACTTCTTTAACCCGTATTTTTACCTGATTTGACTCATGTATAAGGACAGAATACAAGTGTCACCTCTCTGACTCCCtccataattaatatatatatattaccccATATCATTTCGTAATGATGTTTTGATGATCAAGtcagaaaaaaaaagtggtgccgCCTCCTCCATACCCTCCATCTTTAAAACTGTTGCAAACAtactattttggtaaataatgatATTGGTATATTATttaggtatttaatttttatttttgtattatctatgtaaaaaaaaacagtctaatttttatttttgaataaatttaaacttttattgtatattaataactaaaattttaaagacacttttgtcttttaaaaatttatataataaaattgtaatagcCTATTTTTGCCCGGCCCATTCAAAATAAGACCAACCCAAAATCATTTACACAGcccaaattaaatacaattgaACCCAAAAAAACTTGGGCCAAGTTAAACACAATTACAGGGCCACATGCCCCACGTTCGGCAGCCTCCACATCGCCCATGTTCAGCCCTCCGAGCGCACGAACGCACAGCAACTGCCCACGTCGCTTCACCCACGACCAGTAGCTTCGCATAGCGCCGTTTCCACGTACCTGCAACAGGTTAAACCACGAAGAGCATGACTGAAAATAGGGCAAAAGTtgtaaaaactattattttgcTGTAAagattcggctataaaaggccaTTTGTTCTCTGTAATAGGGGTTAGACAAATGTTGTAAAAAACACTGGaaatacaaaaacaaagaatcaaAAGCAGTTTTTAGAAGgtgatttgtttttcttctcttcGAGATTTCTTCTCACTGTTTTCatttttcgttttttaaaagaataaaaagaagaataaagaaGGAAAGGGGCACTTACCTGGGTTCGGGCACTGGTTTCGAGCGCCGTGCGCGGCGGCTCTAGGCGGCGGTGGCATGAAGGGGCTAGGGTCGAACCCTAGCAGAGAGCCACCTCTTTTTTCCCCCCTCAGCTgattctaaaaaagaaaaagaagatgaaatgaaaatgtttgttttttgaaagaaattttggttttaagacTAAagtaaaacgacgccgtttggtGAGGGTAGGATCCGCACGTCGACCCAACCCGCAAACAGGGTCCGCGCGTTCCTGCCCTGGATGGGAAATTTTTGCAAGTGGTCCCCTTGTTTTTACAATGTgttcaaattataattatttttttttaaatttctactgcacgttttatttttgtttcaaattggtccatTGCTGCGCAGTGTTTTGGGTTGTTTGTGAAATTTtccttttggtcctccactgTCGATTGCGTGTTCTAATTGGTCCATtcgcattttatttatttataaatttgccCCAAATATCtgattaaagtttaaattagtccttttttgctatattatattatttgttattattattatgattattgttgttatattattattatacttatatatacacACGCATATGtaggttaatatatatatatatatgtattttaaatgtttttaaatacatacgtatactttatatattttattattattttattctcatagttttataaatatatatatacacatatatccatttatattttataatattcatacattttctatattttacattttatacatatatatatatatttttataatatatatatattcatacaccattcaaaatattataagcaTTTTTTATATACCTGTATATCCATACTTTCATGATCtactaatatattatgtttatacatttttatgtttattatttctaaactgtaagtatattttattattgattcattttcacgatttttgaatacatatatatatgcattaacattttatcatgCTTTCAAAGaacatatattttggttttgtcaaagcattaaaatcatttttttaaatttttaaatatttgacattcatgattctcgagaaagatcgtgtcctaacttactggattgtgattatttttcgatgaatttagaaaaccaagtatttattttgtaataaattcacatatttcaaataaaagcttattctcgagaattcaaaaatgttgggtcctaacttactggtcacgACGTTTTGTCAtatcgaaataagaatttctaaaaaatagtgcaatattcgatatttgggAGTTTctaggaaattgagccctaacgtattgggttccgattttctttattaatcctaaataaccgagaatattctttatttaaagtgcataagtataaaaatcattttcgggaaCTTAATTTGTGGTGTCTAACGTATTTGGCATGACATGTTGCTTTcttgaaatgaatattttctttaaaagctaaaaagcGATATCCAAAGTTcagggattttgagaaattgtatcctaacgtattaAGTCTCGATTTCTTTATTTAACTTGAACatttgattatccttttcagatttcatcatttgagtttttaaaaaaatctttttaaccctcgacactaagacattaaataatcaatttggtatcgatttttgggcgttacgagggtgctaacccttcctcgtgcgtaactgactcccgaacctgttttctcaaatttcgcagaccaaaatcgtttttaaggtgagccgatcacacctcgatCAAGGATCGGTAGCgacttcaatttttatttttttaaagtcgaaaataaatttttgttttcaaaaaatagtttcgacaaaAATAATGTAAACCGCCATTAAAACGGATTAATCAGTTCCAATTGACAATCATTACATAAGTTGCTACCTATGCTAATGTTGTTgctttttctgaaaattttagtgACTGGACAAATATGGGGTGGTACTGTGGTAGGCTcattactttttaattattaattaaaaaacttagaaattaaaagaatatatatgaaatttataaaaaaataaaattgaatattaaataaatataaacgtaaaaaaatgttaaaagtttagaaattaaaaaattaatttaaaaaattgattagtcAACTCTTAGTAAAAGGGGTTTATTGATCGAGTAACTCTCATTCAGTTAATTGACCTAATTCACTTTAGGTTGAGCTTAAGcttagatttttcaattttagatcaacatgttttattattaaaattaatataaaatataaaaataattataattatatatttttataattaaattcaaataaaatgtatttaaaatggAGGATAATATACACTTAATTTAGCTTGAATTCATCTCTTTTGATTGTTGCAACAATAACGATGATAGTTAAAGTAAACTTCAATTGAcacttattattttcttttataggtGTCgtgattaatttaaaaatagataaaattcaaaattatatacgAATTTTGGcttaatgtgtaattttatatatggatTTTAATTTCGAGTAATTTtacacatgaaattttaatttgattcgatTATCATACAATATGTTAAGAAACGTCAATGATCGTAGTTAACTAGTGATACGCCGATGATGAGCACAAGAGAAACAAGGTAGAGGAGCAAAGGCGATAGCTAGGGCacgaaaaagagaaaagaaaataaccgGAAGTAACTTTcattaaattggtaaaaaagtattattttaaattataactataatatatttatacatcAACAGTTTAGTCCCTAACCAATTAACAGTTTCTAGTTAGATTACAAACTAAAATACTAACTAACCAGTGACTATCTACTAGCCtttcaacaaaataattattaatataattatcgatataatattattttatgttacatattgtatatataaataattatatttatttaatataaaaataaattaatgtatttatttattttaattatgtatgattgaatcaaaattatgaatatgattttttataaaaaaacaacttGAATATCATGATAGTGGCAAAAAGAATTAGGGATAGTAAATCAtgtcaaatttcaaaatgttttgaATTTCAAGGGCATAACTGCAAAACTGCCCATTAAACTTTgtataatatacatattataaaataaaaggaggagaatttttttcctttaaaaaaccaagaaaaaaaaagtgtagtactaacatttttttcccttaaaaggaaaaaaaaaatagaaaaaatagctttcacaattattatttttattatttgatattttctttGTGCAAAACCAGAGAAATTgatgagaagaagaagaaaaagaaaaagatggcaTGCAAGTGTGGAGGCTACTACTACACTTTGAACGCAAAGGCGAGCTTCGATCGCGACTTAGCGAAAACGCGAAAGTTTCTTCTGCGAAACGTTTCGGTGATCCGCATGTTCACGAGCGGATTCTTCCGCAGTAAATGGCGATCCATTGCTGGTAAACGTCGCATCTTGAGGTCGGTGACTGAtatttttcgttttattttatgatttctaactttttcctgtTTGATTACCGAGAAAATtgtacaaaatgaaaatttcgaTATCCGtgctctttttcctttttttcttctttttgcttGAATGTAATTAGTCTTAATAACCGAAGAGCTGATTGGAAGCGTttattttaggagaaaatttgGGTTTGTCGTATCTTAGAGCTGTACATTGCAGTTAATGTTTCGTTGGCGATAAAAATAAGAGAGCAAGgaaaattgttgaattgatAAAAAGCGGAATCTGTTTTTGTTAGagctgaaaaattaaattaagtgacGATTTTTTAGTTTATCTAATTCAGAAGAGAGAAATCGTAACCATTCAGCTCtgacaagaaaaagaaagaagaaaacactTGTAAATTGTAAAGCTATATTATCAAATTTCGAATTTAGATATGAAGCCAATTAACGATTAGGAGGATTTGTCCGTTTTGATCAGATTTGAAGGCAATGTAACggggaaaaagatgaaaatgattttgtggAGTCTTCGGGTAGTTAGTATactgttttctttaaaaacaaagCTCATGTTTCTGGTTTTTACTGAAATGGAATTATCTTAGTATGGTGAAGTAAGCATGTGGTTTTGTTGTGGCTCAAGTGTTTCTAAGTTCTATGatacttcttcttcttattccttttaatttcattggAAGAGATTGATTCTGTTCAAACAAGTTACTGCTTAGGTTGCTTGGATTGCAGTGATGGGATATTACTTGGCaaactaaacaaaatttaaaattttatggttttcttTTTAGCTGAATTATATACCTTGCTCTGATGTAGAAGTACTGATTTCTTGCAGCATGGATGCTCGAGAGAAATCGAGATCGACGATACTGGAATCATCAAAAGATAAGAGGGTGCCTATTTTTGTAATGATGCCTGTGGATATATTCACTCTTGATGCCTCTGGGTGTCCAAGAATTAGAAAGTAAGGTTTAGGCATTTCATCTGCTCGATTATCAATATATTGTATGGTTCAGCTTTTCTAAAAGGGAGGTAGACTCAATGTCTGCCTCATACTTTCCGCTATAAGGATTATATAACCACCTTGTCCTAATTAACATTCTCATTTATaggatttttgtttttgatatcTTAAATTTTGGATATTATGCCTTGTTTTGCTTTCCAAAATAAAACGGTTTTTGATTTGGTCTTTGTTGTTTCAGACTCAAGGCCTTAACTGTATCTCTAAAAGCACTCAAGTTGGCAGGTGTTCATGGAATTGGAGTTGAAGTCTGGTGGGGAATAGTGGAGCGTTTCTCACCTTTTGACTACGATTGGTCTCTGTATGAAGAGCTGTTTAAATTGATTTCTGATTCAGGGCTGAAGTTGCATGTTGCTTTGTCTTTTCACTCAAATATTCACTCAACTCATGGAAAAGGGGGTGTGAGTCTACCACTGTGGATTTTGGAGGTTTGCCATTTACTTGTTATCTTCTAATGGAATTGTCACAGAGTAAGAATTGCACTGTCAATTTACTAAGGTTTTATTTTGGTGCAACACATTAGACTGGTAGGATTCTTGCCATCCTATCTGTTGagtgatttaataaattcaGATGGCCaaacttacattttttactCAACCACCAGTTCCATTTGCTAGGTGATCTACTTTTGTTATCCTGTAAGTGAGACTGCATTCTATCTTCCAATATGTCTTAAGCTACTTCATTGAAAAGCTTATGAGATAGGAAATTCACTAAGAGCaccttatttataaattatattatcgTACTGCTagctaatatatttttttcccttttgctGTCAGATTGGTGATGTAAATAAAGATATATACTATAGAGATCAACAGGGGTTCTCCAACAATGATTATCTCACACTAGGGGTGGATCATGTTCCTCTGTTATCTGGGCGGACTGCCCTCCAGTGTTATGAAGATTTCATGCTTAGTTTTGTTAACAAATTTGAATCCTTTATTGGAACTGTAATTGAAGAAATAAGCATCGGTCTTGGTCCTTCTGGAGAACTTAGGTACTTTATGGTTCTTATgttattcttttcctttttttttgttcagtCTATGAAGTTATTGTTGAAACATGATTATGAAGTCATTGCATGATTGTCTTAGTGCAGGTATCCTGCTCATCCTTTTGGTGATGGTAGATGGAAATTCCCTGGCATCGGTGAATTCCAGTGTTATGATAAGTACATGTAGGCATAAACTGTTTCCATCCTAATACAAGGTCAGGTGTTTCATTATTCTCAAGATAGTTTTGCTTGCAGGATGGAGGACTTAAAGATGGCTGCATGCCGAGAAGGAAAACCTCAATGGGGGGACAAAGGGCCACAGAATGCTGGCTGTTACAACAGTCTTCCATCTGGGGTGCCCTTCTTTGAAGAGGGAA
The Gossypium raimondii isolate GPD5lz chromosome 8, ASM2569854v1, whole genome shotgun sequence DNA segment above includes these coding regions:
- the LOC105790248 gene encoding inactive beta-amylase 4, chloroplastic isoform X1, whose translation is MACKCGGYYYTLNAKASFDRDLAKTRKFLLRNVSVIRMFTSGFFRSKWRSIAGKRRILSMDAREKSRSTILESSKDKRVPIFVMMPVDIFTLDASGCPRIRKLKALTVSLKALKLAGVHGIGVEVWWGIVERFSPFDYDWSLYEELFKLISDSGLKLHVALSFHSNIHSTHGKGGVSLPLWILEIGDVNKDIYYRDQQGFSNNDYLTLGVDHVPLLSGRTALQCYEDFMLSFVNKFESFIGTVIEEISIGLGPSGELRYPAHPFGDGRWKFPGIGEFQCYDKYIFACRMEDLKMAACREGKPQWGDKGPQNAGCYNSLPSGVPFFEEGKESFLSDYGRFFLEWYSGRLICHADAILAKAAKILKKYQENEQTSVMLVAKISGIYWWYQTVSHPAELTAGYYNTALRDGYDPVVSVLSRHGAALHIPYLSISILHFHFFNLPCSCLEMMDSETPPTYLCSPEGLLKQMQSVSKKRIVNLIGRNTTERLDKTGLWKIRSNCYNPQAEVVRSFTYFRMNDSIFRVENWNNFVPFVRMMSTDL
- the LOC105790248 gene encoding inactive beta-amylase 4, chloroplastic isoform X2, whose translation is MACKCGGYYYTLNAKASFDRDLAKTRKFLLRNVSVIRMFTSGFFRSKWRSIAGKRRILSMDAREKSRSTILESSKDKRVPIFVMMPVDIFTLDASGCPRIRKLKALTVSLKALKLAGVHGIGVEVWWGIVERFSPFDYDWSLYEELFKLISDSGLKLHVALSFHSNIHSTHGKGGVSLPLWILEIGDVNKDIYYRDQQGFSNNDYLTLGVDHVPLLSGRTALQCYEDFMLSFVNKFESFIGTVIEEISIGLGPSGELRYPAHPFGDGRWKFPGIGEFQCYDKYMMEDLKMAACREGKPQWGDKGPQNAGCYNSLPSGVPFFEEGKESFLSDYGRFFLEWYSGRLICHADAILAKAAKILKKYQENEQTSVMLVAKISGIYWWYQTVSHPAELTAGYYNTALRDGYDPVVSVLSRHGAALHIPYLSISILHFHFFNLPCSCLEMMDSETPPTYLCSPEGLLKQMQSVSKKRIVNLIGRNTTERLDKTGLWKIRSNCYNPQAEVVRSFTYFRMNDSIFRVENWNNFVPFVRMMSTDL
- the LOC105790248 gene encoding inactive beta-amylase 4, chloroplastic isoform X4, which codes for MACKCGGYYYTLNAKASFDRDLAKTRKFLLRNVSVIRMFTSGFFRSKWRSIAGKRRILSMDAREKSRSTILESSKDKRVPIFVMMPVDIFTLDASGCPRIRKLKALTVSLKALKLAGVHGIGVEVWWGIVERFSPFDYDWSLYEELFKLISDSGLKLHVALSFHSNIHSTHGKGGVSLPLWILEIGDVNKDIYYRDQQGFSNNDYLTLGVDHVPLLSGRTALQCYEDFMLSFVNKFESFIGTVIEEISIGLGPSGELRYPAHPFGDGRWKFPGIGEFQCYDKYMMEDLKMAACREGKPQWGDKGPQNAGCYNSLPSGVPFFEEGKESFLSDYGRFFLEWYSGRLICHADAILAKAAKILKKYQENEQTSVMLVAKISGIYWWYQTVSHPAELTAGYYNTALRDGYDPVVSVLSRHGAALHIPCLEMMDSETPPTYLCSPEGLLKQMQSVSKKRIVNLIGRNTTERLDKTGLWKIRSNCYNPQAEVVRSFTYFRMNDSIFRVENWNNFVPFVRMMSTDL
- the LOC105790248 gene encoding inactive beta-amylase 4, chloroplastic isoform X3, with the translated sequence MACKCGGYYYTLNAKASFDRDLAKTRKFLLRNVSVIRMFTSGFFRSKWRSIAGKRRILSMDAREKSRSTILESSKDKRVPIFVMMPVDIFTLDASGCPRIRKLKALTVSLKALKLAGVHGIGVEVWWGIVERFSPFDYDWSLYEELFKLISDSGLKLHVALSFHSNIHSTHGKGGVSLPLWILEIGDVNKDIYYRDQQGFSNNDYLTLGVDHVPLLSGRTALQCYEDFMLSFVNKFESFIGTVIEEISIGLGPSGELRYPAHPFGDGRWKFPGIGEFQCYDKYIFACRMEDLKMAACREGKPQWGDKGPQNAGCYNSLPSGVPFFEEGKESFLSDYGRFFLEWYSGRLICHADAILAKAAKILKKYQENEQTSVMLVAKISGIYWWYQTVSHPAELTAGYYNTALRDGYDPVVSVLSRHGAALHIPCLEMMDSETPPTYLCSPEGLLKQMQSVSKKRIVNLIGRNTTERLDKTGLWKIRSNCYNPQAEVVRSFTYFRMNDSIFRVENWNNFVPFVRMMSTDL